The following proteins are co-located in the Methanobacterium alcaliphilum genome:
- a CDS encoding redox-regulated ATPase YchF produces the protein MLQIAVTGKPNVGKSSFFNSATLSEAEVAGYPFTTIDANKAVAHVDTKCPCKELELVCSPKNSQCESGRRLIPVELIDVAGLVPGAHEGRGLGNKFLDELRQARVFIHVIDASGSTDEEGRPVDAGSHDPLEDVEFLENEITMWMYAILERNWERLVRKAMSERLDMAKVIYEQLSGTGIRLEDIIEARRAMETDYTDWEKEELIGFLDKLLKIAKPMLIVANKADLPSAAENIKRLQEKYDNVIPASAESELALNRAAQAGLIKYQSGEDDFEIPESNKLTDNQKKALEYIREHVLKVYGGTGVQKALNKAVFELLDMIVVYPVEDEHKFCDQKGNILPDALLVSRGSKPRDMAYVIHTDIGEKFLHAVDARKNMRVGSDHELEDGDIISIITR, from the coding sequence ATGCTCCAAATCGCAGTTACAGGAAAACCAAATGTCGGAAAATCATCATTCTTTAATTCAGCTACATTATCTGAGGCCGAAGTGGCGGGTTACCCCTTTACAACAATCGATGCAAACAAAGCAGTTGCCCATGTAGATACAAAATGTCCCTGCAAGGAATTAGAACTAGTTTGCAGCCCTAAAAATTCGCAATGTGAAAGCGGAAGAAGATTAATCCCGGTTGAACTTATAGATGTGGCTGGTCTTGTGCCAGGGGCTCATGAAGGTCGAGGTTTAGGTAACAAATTTTTAGATGAACTACGCCAAGCTAGAGTTTTCATCCATGTAATTGATGCATCAGGATCCACTGACGAAGAAGGAAGGCCCGTAGATGCGGGAAGCCATGACCCATTAGAAGACGTGGAATTTCTAGAAAATGAAATTACCATGTGGATGTATGCTATATTAGAACGTAACTGGGAGCGATTGGTTAGAAAAGCAATGTCTGAACGATTAGACATGGCAAAAGTCATTTACGAACAACTTTCAGGAACAGGCATCCGTCTAGAAGATATTATTGAAGCTCGAAGGGCAATGGAAACCGATTATACGGACTGGGAAAAAGAAGAACTTATTGGATTTTTAGATAAACTACTTAAAATTGCAAAACCCATGCTGATTGTGGCCAATAAAGCTGATTTACCCAGTGCCGCTGAAAATATTAAACGGCTGCAGGAAAAATATGATAATGTAATTCCAGCATCTGCTGAATCCGAATTAGCTCTTAATAGGGCAGCTCAAGCGGGGTTAATAAAATATCAATCGGGTGAAGATGACTTTGAGATACCGGAGTCGAATAAACTTACTGATAACCAGAAAAAAGCATTAGAATATATCCGAGAACATGTTTTAAAAGTTTATGGGGGTACTGGTGTTCAAAAAGCTTTAAATAAAGCAGTGTTTGAGTTATTGGACATGATTGTGGTTTATCCTGTTGAAGATGAACATAAATTCTGTGATCAAAAAGGAAACATTTTACCTGATGCTTTGCTGGTTTCGCGAGGTTCTAAACCAAGAGATATGGCATATGTAATCCATACTGATATTGGGGAAAAGTTCCTCCATGCAGTGGATGCCCGTAAAAACATGAGGGTGGGCAGTGACCACGAGCTGGAAGATGGGGATATAATTAGTATAATCACACGTTAG
- a CDS encoding cobalt-precorrin-7 (C(5))-methyltransferase, with protein sequence MSKLFVAGIGPGSADFVTPAAKKAVKTAEITMGSERALDLFPEANEIIILNVKDVQEKLELAVDLVKKERSVCVLSTGDPGFSGVLKPIQRIIAEKGIEIDLEVIPGISSLQLCAARAELPWDSADLMTFHGREDFSEILKILDNGRPTITLPSRSTKDMAQFLLDNGINPSRKVTVCERMSYPDEKMVTGTLKEIAKSEFTYMCVMIIY encoded by the coding sequence ATGTCAAAACTTTTTGTAGCCGGAATAGGTCCGGGATCTGCAGATTTTGTAACCCCTGCCGCTAAGAAAGCTGTTAAAACAGCAGAAATAACCATGGGAAGTGAAAGAGCGTTGGATCTTTTTCCAGAAGCTAATGAAATAATCATACTTAATGTTAAAGATGTGCAGGAAAAATTAGAGCTTGCTGTGGATTTAGTGAAAAAAGAAAGATCAGTATGTGTACTTTCAACAGGAGATCCAGGTTTTTCTGGTGTTTTAAAACCAATACAAAGAATAATTGCTGAAAAGGGTATTGAAATTGATTTAGAAGTTATTCCCGGAATCAGTTCCCTACAACTCTGTGCTGCTCGAGCAGAATTACCCTGGGACAGCGCAGATCTTATGACATTCCACGGTAGGGAAGACTTTAGTGAGATATTAAAAATTTTAGATAATGGTCGACCGACCATTACTCTCCCCTCACGCAGCACCAAGGATATGGCTCAGTTTTTACTGGACAATGGCATTAATCCGTCACGAAAAGTAACTGTTTGTGAGAGAATGAGTTATCCTGATGAGAAAATGGTTACAGGTACATTAAAAGAAATAGCTAAAAGTGAATTCACTTATATGTGCGTTATGATTATTTATTAA